DNA from Gloeocapsa sp. PCC 73106:
AATTCTCAGGCAGTACATTGGTCCTGCGACGGTTCCCCAGAATTTGAATTGACCGCATCAGAACGCACTACCCCAGGAACGACGGTTACTCTAACCCTGCTTGACGAAGAGTCAGAGTATCTGGAAGTTTCCCGCATACAACAGTTGATTAAAACCTACTGCGATTTTATCTCCGTGCCGATTAAACTGAATGGAGAGGTAATTAATAAGCAGCGATCGCTCTGGAAAGAATCGCCACAAAACCTAACGGAAACAGACTATCTAGAATTTTATCGCTATCTCTATCCTTTTCAAGAAGATCCCATTCTCTGGGTACATCTCAACACAGATTACCCCTTTTTACTAAATGGTATCCTCTACTTCCCTAAACTTCGTGGTGATGTAGACATTACCAAAGGACAAATTAAACTATTTTGCAATCAAGTATTCGTTAGCGACCACTGCGAGGAGATTATACCAGAGTTTTTAATGCCCTTGCGAGGTGTCATCGACAGTCCTGATATTCCCCTCAACGTCTCTCGCAGCGCTTTGACTAATCATCGCACCGTGCGTCGCATCGCTGATTTTATCGCTAAGAAAATAGGCGATCGCCTGCAATCTCTCTATAAAGAAGACTATCAAGCCTATACCAAAGGATGGCAAGATTTAGGCACTTTCGTCAAATACGGTTCTCTCAAAGACGAGAAATTTAAAAAACAAGTCGAAGATATCATCATCTATCGCACCACCTCTACCCCAGAAGAGACTACTGAGGATAACCATACCACCCTCAAAGCCTATTTAGAACGGAACCAGAACAAGCACGAAAACCGCGTATTTTATTGTACAGACGCCAATACCCAAAACACCTACGTGGAACTTTACCGCAAGCAGGGTATCGAAGTTCTCTTTCTAGATTCTTTCATCGATGCTAATTACTTTATTCCCTTTTTAGAACAGGAATATAAAGACGTTAAATTCTCTCGAGTCGATTCAGAATTAGATAACACTCTCTTAGAACAAGATACCAGTGGAGAACTAGTAGACGTTTCCAGCAATAAAACTCGTTCCGAAGCGATCAAAGAATTGTTTGAAAAAGCCCTCAATAAACCCAAAATCAACGTCAAAACTCAATCCCTCAAATCTGACGATCCCCAGTCTACACCCCCCGCAGTAGTACTACTTCCTGAAGCGATGCGACGTCTACAGGAAATGAGCGCCCTGCTGCAACAAAAAACTATGACTTTTCCAGAAGATCACGTCTTAGTGATTAATACCGCTCACCCCTTGATTGACAATATCTATCAACTCAGTAAAGGGACAATTATTCAGGATTCAGGACAATCTCCTACAGCTGACTTAGTAAATTTAATGTGTCAACACGTCTATGATTTAGCGTTGATGGCGCAAAAAGCCTTTGATGCTGATGGGGTTAAAAGCTTTCTCGATCGCTCTAACCAAGTCTTAACCCGCTTAACCAAACAGTAAATCGATATATGCTAGAACTATTAAATATTTGACTCCAACTCGTTATGAAGCAACTCATTCGAGATAGACCTCGATGGCTCAATCGTTTGATAGTTCTGGCTGTACCCATAGTCACAATTTTCTGGATCTTCCGTTTCGAAATTCCTTATCCCTTCTTGGTAGGAGCACTACTCTTAGCACAAGCCCAAATCATTCGCAGTGTTTGGCCAGGTTTATTACCTTTTATTTGGCGCAACCTCGCTCAAACCAAAATACAGCTTATTATCTTGGCTGTATCGATAACCCTGCTTTTGTTCTGGTCAACGGGTATCTTCCAGGAGATCGTCGAAGCTAGAGACGCTCCAGAAAACGAGTTTGGTTCTTGGGGAGAGTGGCTCAATCTTTTAGTGGGAACTATTGTAGCGGTGGTTAACACGATTATCGCCTGGCAACTCTATCGAGTCACTCGGGTATTAACTGTTAATACCGTGGTGGGAGAGTTCTTAAACAAAGCGATGGAATTGGCTGCTCCCGACGGCAAAGTTATCGACTTCACTCCCATGACTTGTCTCTTGGTTACCCAGAAACTGGCTGTCGTGCTCAACTCTCCCGAAGGGATTAACTCAGAAGATCTGGCGATGATCTTCAAGCGATTAGACGGTATATACGGTTTAAGCGTTATTAAATATAAAGCAGCAGCGCAACAGATTGATGTTGACGAAGCGGGGCTTCCTGTGCGAGTTCCTCATCTGGATCCACGCTTTGAGGAATATCCCACAGAAACTCCCAGAGTAGTCCGTCTGGTGCGTCTTGATTTGATCGCTTATCTTTTGGCGGGACGTAGCATGGCAAGACAATCTCTTAGTGGCGTAGATCTAAGCTGGACCGAGTGGACTAGATTCAACTTTTCAGGAACAGATCTTAGGGGTGCGTTATTTCACTTTACTGTTCTTAAAGGGTGTAACTTTACCGAGGCAAATCTTCTCGGAACTAAATTTTGGCTGTCACGGTCTTATGTAGAGAAAACTTATCACGAAGAAATAGAAGGTAAAGCCAAAATCTATGAGTGTAACTTTACCGATTGCACCATCGATTTATTGGCGTTTAACTTCTTATTTCAAAATAGCGATGATGTGACTAAGACTTCACTCGCTTCAGCAACAATCATTGACGAAACTGGCAACGAATTAATCGCTACTAAAGTTCTGGCTAATCTCAACGGTAAGCAAGGCTAGATTGCTCTCTTTTACAGTTTGCTGACAATTTTTTGCACGATCTGCATTCCACTCACTGCTTGCCAGCTAAATAAACCCAAAAGAGATAAATTTAGAGCAATATGACTATAGCGAGCTAACTCGTTACCTTTTTGCATAAAGGGAACCAAGGAAGCAGAAACCGCGATCATTCCCGTCATCCCCAAACCTACTAACAGATGAGGACCGACAAAGAGTTTCCCATTGTTAATATAAGTTACCGCCATCCCACCAATCGTACCCAACACCATCATCGCTAGTAAAATTGAACCAACTTGATGATGCTTGACGTTGAATTTTTTCTGAATCAGTTCTTTTCTTTCTTCTGGAGTGGCTTTACGCGTGCGTTTGATTTGTATCCCCGAATAAAGAGCGTATACAGCCATACCCAGTAAAACCCACATCAAAATCGGATGGCCAAATTGTGACCAAGTTTTAATTCCTTGGGGTATCTCCCAATTCATTTTAGTTCTCCTCTAATCTCAACTATCTTTACAGAAATTAACATAGAAAAATAATTTCTGCTCGAGCTTGCTTTTTGAAAAAATTTAAGTTATGCTAGATAAGTCAACGCGGGATAGAGCAGCCTGGTAGCTCGTCGGGCTCATAACCCGAAGGTCGGTGGTTCAAATCCGCCTCCCGCCATTTTCAACCATACTCAGAAAAGACCTTTAACATTGATAAGGGTCTTTTTTGTTTGTTCCGTTTGTTCGATTTATTGACGATTTAGGGCGATTCACTTTGCCTATCTTCTTCTCAGAGAATACTAGTGTCGTGCAAAGAACCTAGTGAGAATAGAAGATGTGGTCGTACCATTGTTTATTCAGATTGGTAGCCAAGGTTTTAGGACACTTTTCTAGAATCAGTTTACCCATGTCGTCTCCCTGTTAGCGCCAGTGTTGCTATCTGCTTTAATTTCAACTGATTACGCCCTGGTGGCAGCTTCACTCCCTTAAAAACGAATTAAGTCGGTGTGCCCAGATAAGGAGTCACGTTTCTCTTTACGGGAGGGACTTTCACCCTCATCAAACAAACAGTTCAGGCTACTTGTGGTTTTCTCTCCACCATTGCCTGGAAGCCCATACCTGTCTAGTCTCTAGACATTCCTGGCTTCAACGAATCGCACTTGCACGAACCTTCTATTTTCGCCGAGTAGTCGCTTAATCTTGTATTATTGACACGGGATTTTATTTTTATTCATTCTTTTTGCAACAGAACGATCTAAACTAATATTGAGTCAACAATAAAACTCTAGGACGTTTTTAGCCATTTATTTTTTAGAGCATAGATTTTCTAACGTTTACTATAATTGGGAATCTACAGAATTACCTTTAATATCAAGTCCGGGTAAATACTTATACATAAAGGTGAGTAAGGGGAAAGGGTAAAGGTTTAGATAACAATGGTACTCACAATTTTATGTTAACTAATTAAGCGGATATGATATAATTATTCTTGCAATAGGAAGATATTTATTATGGATAGTATTTTTTTTGAATTGACTTGTGAACAGATGGTAGATATGTTGATTCAGTCCTCTTGTTTAATTATGCTTAAAGACAATGTGATTCTAAGCCTAATTTAAAAAAGCATTAGCGTACTATCATGAGTAGCCATACTAGGCGCATACCACCTCATTCAGCTCGAAAAGCTTGGAAAAACGAAATTAGGGACTTGATCCGAGGGGCATCAGGTGGTTTTTTGTTTGGGATTCCCTTACTATACACAATGGAAGTTTGGTGGATTGGTTCTTTCGCAGAACCTTCACATATGCTTGTATCGTTACTTACTAACTTTGTCGTTGTCTTCTTACTCATTCGGACTGAAGGGTTTCGAAGAACGGTCAATGGGAATTTGCTTGATGCCTTGATGGACACTGTTGAAACTTGGGCAATTGGAGCGATATGCACGGCCTTAGTTTTATTTTTATTGCGCGAGATTACTCTGACGACCTCAATCAATGAAGCAGTGGGAAAAATTGTTTTTGAAAGTGCCCCATTTTCTTTAGGTGTAGCGCTTGCCAATTCCATTTTAAGCGGCGATCGCAACCAAGCCACTAACGAACAAAACCATTCATCTCCTCAGTTTAAAACCTCAGAAATTAACGCAACCCTGGCAGACATTGGAGCAACCCTGATTGGCGCTCTTTTTATCGCGTTTACTATTGCCCCCACTGAAGAAGTTCCCATGTTGGCTTCAGCGATGACCCCTCCCTGGCTTTTAGCAACAATAGCTGCTACTCTATTAATTTCCTACGGGATTGTTTTTGTGTCTGGTTTAACTAATCAAGCTAAGCGTCGCCAGCAAGAAGGTCTATTTCAGCACCCCATCACTGAAACTGTGATAGCTTATTTAATTTCAACAATGGCTGCGGCATTAATGCTCTGGTTTTTTCATCAACTCAGTCCTGAAGATCCGTGGACAGTTTGGTTAAGCCATGCTATCGTACTTGGACTGCCAGCCACAATCGGGGGTGCAGCAGGACGGATAGTGGTATGAGTCAACCCGAGCCAAGACGGAAGCGAGCGCTTGCTGAATGGGTAACCTTTAGCATCTCATCGCTCATTCTAGCTAGTATTATTGGGCTAGTGGTTTATAGTTGGCTGAAAGTAGGAGAGCATCCCCCGGTTTTAACAATCGAGCGTAGTGGCAATGTACGTCAAGTAGAGGGAAATTTCTACGTAACCTTTACCCTAACTAACAAGGGTGGAGAAACTGCGGATTCCGTTCAAGTAACTGCTGAGCTACGCATCAATGGAGAAGTGAAAGAAAGTGGCGAACAACACATTGATTTCTTGGCTGGAGGAGAAGCAGAGGAAGGAGTGTTTTTGTTTAGCCTCAATCCCGAGAATGGCGAATTAATCTTGCGCGTTGCTAGCTATCAAAAACCTTAATTAACGTCAGTATTCTACGGGAACTACGTAGGGTTGATTCAGGGATTTTTGTTACGAAATGTACTGAATATCGAAGAAGGGGAATACCAAAAAGTTACAGGATTTTTCTAGACATAAATCAAGTGCAGCTATAGCTAATATTAAATGGATTTAAATTTGCTAAAAATACATTGTAACCCACATTCCGCACTTCGTGATTGTAACACCTAAATAATATATTTGCTCTAGGGGATTGGCCATTATTTTAAGTATTTATACTTGAAATTTTACTTTTTAGCGATCGCTTCTCCACGTCGCAACCAACAATTGCTTACCATTACTGAAAGTGGCGGCAATAGGCACTCTTGCAATAGGGAAACCAGAAATTAATGCGCATTTTTTTATTATTTTAATATTATATTATCAACCTGCCTAGCAGCTTAGCGATGGTAAAGTAAAATGTATGTGGAGGTGGTAACTATGACTCAAACCCTACCCCAGTTAGTAACCTTTGAACAATTTATCGAGTGGTACCCATCAAACGGGGTACGATACGAACTACATAAAGGAGTTATTGTAGAAATGCCACCCCCAACTGGTGAACACGAAAATGTAGTTGGATTTTTGGCGGCACAGATAACCTTTCAGTTCTTGCAAATGGGACTTCCGTTTCGCATCCCCAAAACTGCCTTTGTCAAAATTCAAAGCAATAACTCAACCTATTCACCCGACATTTTGCTATTAAATCATGACAATCTCGTGAATGAACCTCTGTGGAGCAAGCAATCTACTGTTATTCAAGCTGCATCTATCCCACTAGCTATTGAAGTAGTTAGCACCAACTGGCGAGACGACTACTACGACAAGTTCAGGGACTACGAAGAAATGGGGATTCCTGAGTATTGGATTGTAGACTATGCTGCGATCGGTGGCAAAAGATTTACTGGTAATCCTAAACAACAAACCATTACAATTTGCGAATTGCTTGATGGAGATTATCAAATGACTGTATTTAGGGGAAATAATTTAATTGCATCGCCTTTATTCCCCCAAATAAACTTGACAGCACAACAAATTTTTGATTCTGCTTTCTAATATGAAATGGATTGAGATTTGCTAAAAATATAAGAGAAGGGAACAGGGAACAGG
Protein-coding regions in this window:
- the htpG gene encoding molecular chaperone HtpG, with protein sequence MTVQEKGNITIHTENIFPIIKKSLYTDHEIFLRELISNSVDAIAKLKMAAFSGEVSRELSDPEIKIEIDKENKTLSVTDNGIGMTVAEIKKYINQVAFSSAEEFITKYQKDANDLIGHFGLGFYSSFMVAKKVEIDTLSYLDNSQAVHWSCDGSPEFELTASERTTPGTTVTLTLLDEESEYLEVSRIQQLIKTYCDFISVPIKLNGEVINKQRSLWKESPQNLTETDYLEFYRYLYPFQEDPILWVHLNTDYPFLLNGILYFPKLRGDVDITKGQIKLFCNQVFVSDHCEEIIPEFLMPLRGVIDSPDIPLNVSRSALTNHRTVRRIADFIAKKIGDRLQSLYKEDYQAYTKGWQDLGTFVKYGSLKDEKFKKQVEDIIIYRTTSTPEETTEDNHTTLKAYLERNQNKHENRVFYCTDANTQNTYVELYRKQGIEVLFLDSFIDANYFIPFLEQEYKDVKFSRVDSELDNTLLEQDTSGELVDVSSNKTRSEAIKELFEKALNKPKINVKTQSLKSDDPQSTPPAVVLLPEAMRRLQEMSALLQQKTMTFPEDHVLVINTAHPLIDNIYQLSKGTIIQDSGQSPTADLVNLMCQHVYDLALMAQKAFDADGVKSFLDRSNQVLTRLTKQ
- a CDS encoding pentapeptide repeat-containing protein, which produces MKQLIRDRPRWLNRLIVLAVPIVTIFWIFRFEIPYPFLVGALLLAQAQIIRSVWPGLLPFIWRNLAQTKIQLIILAVSITLLLFWSTGIFQEIVEARDAPENEFGSWGEWLNLLVGTIVAVVNTIIAWQLYRVTRVLTVNTVVGEFLNKAMELAAPDGKVIDFTPMTCLLVTQKLAVVLNSPEGINSEDLAMIFKRLDGIYGLSVIKYKAAAQQIDVDEAGLPVRVPHLDPRFEEYPTETPRVVRLVRLDLIAYLLAGRSMARQSLSGVDLSWTEWTRFNFSGTDLRGALFHFTVLKGCNFTEANLLGTKFWLSRSYVEKTYHEEIEGKAKIYECNFTDCTIDLLAFNFLFQNSDDVTKTSLASATIIDETGNELIATKVLANLNGKQG
- a CDS encoding DUF4079 domain-containing protein, translated to MNWEIPQGIKTWSQFGHPILMWVLLGMAVYALYSGIQIKRTRKATPEERKELIQKKFNVKHHQVGSILLAMMVLGTIGGMAVTYINNGKLFVGPHLLVGLGMTGMIAVSASLVPFMQKGNELARYSHIALNLSLLGLFSWQAVSGMQIVQKIVSKL
- a CDS encoding TIGR02587 family membrane protein gives rise to the protein MSSHTRRIPPHSARKAWKNEIRDLIRGASGGFLFGIPLLYTMEVWWIGSFAEPSHMLVSLLTNFVVVFLLIRTEGFRRTVNGNLLDALMDTVETWAIGAICTALVLFLLREITLTTSINEAVGKIVFESAPFSLGVALANSILSGDRNQATNEQNHSSPQFKTSEINATLADIGATLIGALFIAFTIAPTEEVPMLASAMTPPWLLATIAATLLISYGIVFVSGLTNQAKRRQQEGLFQHPITETVIAYLISTMAAALMLWFFHQLSPEDPWTVWLSHAIVLGLPATIGGAAGRIVV
- a CDS encoding TIGR02588 family protein — encoded protein: MSQPEPRRKRALAEWVTFSISSLILASIIGLVVYSWLKVGEHPPVLTIERSGNVRQVEGNFYVTFTLTNKGGETADSVQVTAELRINGEVKESGEQHIDFLAGGEAEEGVFLFSLNPENGELILRVASYQKP
- a CDS encoding Uma2 family endonuclease — its product is MTQTLPQLVTFEQFIEWYPSNGVRYELHKGVIVEMPPPTGEHENVVGFLAAQITFQFLQMGLPFRIPKTAFVKIQSNNSTYSPDILLLNHDNLVNEPLWSKQSTVIQAASIPLAIEVVSTNWRDDYYDKFRDYEEMGIPEYWIVDYAAIGGKRFTGNPKQQTITICELLDGDYQMTVFRGNNLIASPLFPQINLTAQQIFDSAF